The Candidatus Sphingomonas colombiensis genome contains the following window.
CGCGACTGGATCGTCGGGCGGGGCGATGTCGAAAGTTATGACGCGCGAGCGGTGAAGCCCGAGGATAACGGCCTCAAGGGCCCCGATCGCTCGGCCGGCGTCCCACAATTCCCCAATGTCGTGAAGCGTCCGCTGCGCGCCAGGCCCGGCATGAACGTCAGCCAGATGCATTACGCCCGGCGCGGCATCATCACGCCGGAAATGGAATATGTCGCCACCCGCGAAAATCTCGGACGCGAGATGCTGCGCGAATATGTCCGCGACGGCCAGAGCTTCGGCGCGGCGATCCCGGACTATGTGACGCCCGAATTCGTCCGTGACGAAGTGGCGCGCGGCCGCGCGATCATCCCGAACAACATCAACCACCCCGAATCCGAGCCGATGGCGATCGGCCGCAACTTCCTGGTCAAGATCAACGCCAATATCGGCAACTCAGCCGTCGCCAGCGACGTGGCGAGCGAAGTCGACAAGATGGTGTGGTCGATCCGCTGGGGCGCGGACACGGTGATGGACCTGTCCACCGGCCGCAACATTCACGACACGCGCGAATGGATTCTCCGCAACTCGCCGGTGCCGATCGGCACGGTGCCGATCTATCAGGCGCTGGAAAAGGTCGGCGGCATCGCGGAAGACCTGACGTGGGAAATCTTCCGCGACACGCTGATCGAACAGGCCGAACAGGGCGTGGACTATTTCACGATCCACGCCGGCGTGCGCCTGCCATATGTGCCACTGACCGCAAAACGCGTCACCGGCATCGTGTCGCGCGGCGGATCGATCATGGCGAAATGGTGCCTCGCGCATCACAAGGAATCGTTCCTCTACGAGCGGTTCGACGAGATCACCGAGATCATGAAGGCATATGACATCGCCTACAGCCTCGGCGACGGCCTGCGCCCCGGCTCGATCGCGGACGCCAACGACGAGGCGCAGTTCGCCGAACTCTATACGCTTGGCGAACTGACCAAGCGCGCCTGGGAACAGGACGTGCAGGTGATGATCGAAGGCCCCGGCCATGTGCCGATGCACAAGATCAAGGAGAATATGGACAAGCAGCTCGAAGCGTGCGGCGAGGCGCCGTTCTACACGCTCGGGCCGCTGACCACCGATATCGCGCCGGGCTATGATCATATCACCAGCGGCATCGGCGCCGCGATGATCGGCTGGTATGGCACGGCGATGCTCTGCTACGTCACGCCCAAGGAGCATCTGGGCCTGCCCGATCGCGACGACGTGAAGGTCGGCGTGGTCACATACAAGCTCGCCGCGCACGCCGCCGATCTGGCGAAGGGACACCCGGCGGCGAAGATGCGCGACGACGCGCTAAGCCGCGCGCGCTTCGAATTCCGCTGGCGCGACCAGTTCAACCTGTCGCTCGATCCCGATACGGCCGAGGCCTATCACGACCAGACGCTCCCGGCCGAAGGCGCCAAGACAGCGCATTTCTGCTCGATGTGCGGGCCGAAATTCTGCTCGATGAAGATCACGCAGGAAGTGCGGGAGTTTGCCGCGAAGCAGAATGCCCCGGTCGAGACCTTCGTGGCAGCCGAGGAGGCGGAGGCCGGAATGGCGGAGATGAGCGAGAAGTTCCGCGAGAAGGGCGGGGAAGTTTACTTACCCGCTGCGGAATAGCCGCGTCATATGTGCAAAAATTATTGCCAAAACGGCGCAACATAGAAAAAGTGCCCCCGGTTCGAGCTTTTGAACCGGGGGGGATTTTTCATGCGTTATTGGTCGTATCGCACGGCACTCATGTTCGCGTCTGTTGTTGGCGCGCCTGTCGTACAGGCGCAAACTCAAGCGATGCTGCCCGTCACCTATGGCGGCGAAAAAACGACGCCGGTGCCGCAATCTCCCGCCGTTGATCCGCACGATTCACCCGAAGAGATTGCCAAGGACGCGGCGCGGGATCTCAAGGACAACCGTTTCTACAACAAGCCGGGCGCGACACGGGCGCAATATGACGCCGACTGGCAGCGCTGCCGGCTGATCGCGCGCGGATCGCGCACACCGGCCGGCTCTGTGCCGATGTTCTACAATCCGCAGCTTATGTCGCCAGTCGCAGCCGGGGTCGGGGGCGCGTTGGGCGGCCTTATCGCGGGCGCGATCGCCGAGGGGCAGCAACGGCGCGCCAATCGCCAGAGCTGCCTGCTGATCAATGGCTGGCGACTGGTTGAGGTTCCTTCGGCCGAATCAGCCCGAGTTGCCGCGATGAGCGACGCCGAACGCGACGGCTATTTCAACACGATTGTCGGTGCGGCCGAGGTTTCCGGCAAGGTGACAGCGCGAACGCGCTTCTCGCCGGTGCAGGACGCCAATCTGCATCCCGAAGCGCCGCTGACGGGTCCCGGCTCCGTGTTCCTGGGCAAGAAGGTGGATGCAGCGGCGCCATTTGCGCTTGCACCGAACGAGGCGGTGGTGGTGCTCGCCTTCCGCCGGGTCGAGCCAAGCGCGACGGGGCGTTCGGGTGGCGTGCAGATTTTGCGTTACGACGCGGCCCAGCACGATCTGCATTATCGCCCGCACGACTGGAAGAAGACGGGCGACAAGACCAGTTACAGTCTGCTCGCCACCAGCGCCGACAGGAAATCGGTTTACGAGGTACAGGTCCACCGCCTGACGCCGGGCGATTATGTTCTCGACAGTTTGACCGTCGGTCCAGGAGTGCCGACGTCAACTCATTGCTTCGGCGCGCCCACCTTCCATCTCGCGCCGGGGGAAGTGGCCTATATCGGCGATTTCATTCCCTATATGGGCGCCGAAATGGCCGCCGGCGGCAAGTTGTCGGGCCTTGTCCATGCCAATCATGTCGAGGATGCGCGCACGGTGCTGGCACGCAGCCAGCCCGCGCTTGCGACGGCGCTGAAGGCAGCCGACCTGCGCAACGGCGCTACTTATGCCTGCTCCGGTATCGTAATGTCCCGGTGGGAGATCGAAGGTTTGGAGGCGATTGCTCCTGCAACGGAGGCGCCGGCGGCTGCGGCGGCCCCGGCCTCCTGATCCTCCGATCCGGCGAGGGGGGTGGTCACGCGATTGGGTCAGCCGGCAGGGCCCAATCGATCGTCCCTCGTCCGTTCTTTTCCAAAAACGCATTCGCCTTGCTGAAATGTCCGCTGCCGAACCATCCCGTATGCGCGGACAGCGGCGACGGGTGGGGCGCCTTCAGCACGAGATGGTGGCCGCCGCGTTCGATGCTCGGCACGAACGCGGCCTTTTTCTGCGCGTAGCTGCCCCATAGCATGAACACGATCGGCTCCTCGCGCGCGGCGAGCAGGCGGATGATCGCGTCGGTGAATTTCTCCCACCCGCGATCGCGGTGCGCAGCGGCTTGCCCGCTCACCACTGTTAGCACGCTGTTGAGCAGCAGCACGCCCTGTTGCGCCCAGCTTTCAAGGAAACCGTGCGTCGGCCGCGCGAGGCCGCAATCACTCTCCAGCTCCTTGTAGATATTGACGAGGCTCGGCGGCGGGCGGACGCCGGGGCGGACGGAAAAGCACAGCCCGTGGGCCTGCCCCGGCCCGTGATAGGGATCTTGCCCAAGGATCACGACCCGCACGTCGGGCAGCGCCGTCAGCTCCAGCGCGCGGAACCAGTCGGCCGAATGCGGGAAGACCTGCTTCCCCGCCGCCTTTTCCGCGACGAGGAACTGGCGCAGCGCCGCCATATAGTCGCTGGCGAATTCGCCGCGCAGCGGCTCCTGCCAGCTTGGGTCCATCGTCGGATCAGCCATCGCCAGCCCCCTTTCCCGGTCAGCGTTTGCGGACGAACTCGGCGCGCAGCACGAGACCCTTGATGCCATCGAACTTGCAATCGATCTCCTGCGCGTCGCCGGTCAGCCGAATCGACTTGATCAACGTGCCGCGCTTCAACGTCTGGCCCGCACCCTTCACGTCGAGATCCTTGATCAGCGTAACCTGATCGCCATCGGCGAGCAGATTGCCCACCGCATCGCGCACCTCCACGCTGGCGGCGGCGGCTTGCTTGGCCGCCAGCTCGGCGGCAGGGAGCCATTCGCCGCTTTCCTCATCGAACACATATTCGTCGTCCGCCGCGCTCATCGCGTCCGTCCTTTCATTTCGTTTTTGGGTCGCAATCCGATCAACGGGCGCATCAATGGCACCGCGCGACCGCCGAGGTAGAAGGCCCAGCACCCCGCCACCGTCGCCACGACGAGAATCGCGAATTGCGTCAGGCCGGAAAGATCGAGCGGCAACAGCCAGAACATCACCAATACGATGATCGTCTGGTGGATGATGTAGAAGGGAAACACCGCCTCCGTCAGCATCGCGCGCATCGGCCCGTCGCGATTGAACCAGCGATCCGCCACCCCGAGCAGCGCGGCGATCGCGCCCCATTGCTGCAACGCATGCGCAGCGCCGTAAGGCCGCAATACCCAGCGCGGCGTCCGCACATCCGGTGGCCAGGTATATTCGATCAACAGCACGGTGCCGAAGGCCGCCAGCGCGATCACCGCAGCCACCGGCCACAGTCGCCGCAGCGCCGCCATCGCGGGCGCCGAGCGCGCCAATCCGAAGCCGAACAGGAAATAGGGCACGTACATGAAGTGCGCCATCGTATCATCGATCAGCATGTGGGTTTCGCCGGCCATCGGAAACCACCACGCATGCACCGCAAGCGCCCATGCCATCGGGATGACGATCACCCCACAGCCCCCAAACACGCGATCGAACCAGCGCTGCAACAGCTCGGTCCGCACGATCGCGACAAGCAACGCCAGCCCGAGCGTATAAACCCACAAATAGGCGATGAACCACAGATGGTTCCACGTCGGCAGCAAAATCCCGCCGAGCTTGCCGAAGCGGAAATAGTCATATGCCCAGAAATACAGGAAATCATGCGCATAACCGCGCTTGGTCACCAGCTCGACCCATGGCTGGGGGGGGACGATCACCGCGATACCGAACGCGAGGGGGACGAGCAGCCGCCAGCTACGATTGGCCAGGAACGGCCCCAGCCCGGCAGAGCGACGGATCAGCGCGCGGCTTGCATAACCCGACACGACGAACAGCAGCGGCAATCGCCACGCGTTCGTCGCCATCATCGGCAGGCGCGTCCAATCCTCGCCATTGGGGGACTTCACGTGGAAGTTCCACGGCACGAACACCATGCCGATGTGATAGAGGATGAGCAGCGCGAATGCCGCGATGCGCAGCCAATCCATCCCGTAATGCCGTGTCATCCGGGCGGCTGTAGGGCGCAAAGCCGGTCAGAACAATCGCGGGTGGGCGGCCCGGCGCTGGATCGCTCCGGGCCGCCGCTCATCAGTCAGCGCTTGATGCGCGGCATCCCCATGAAATCGCGCTTGCCGACCTGCACGCCCTTCGCGCGCAGGATCGCGTATGCAATCGAGGCGTGGAAATAGAAGTTCGGTTGCGAAAAGCTCAGCAGGAATGCGGCGCCGGTGAAC
Protein-coding sequences here:
- the thiC gene encoding phosphomethylpyrimidine synthase ThiC; protein product: MADIPARTEIGVTTGPIRGSRKIHVGPLKVAMRAIDLEPSSGEPPLNVYDTSGPYSDPDARIDIMAGLPALRRDWIVGRGDVESYDARAVKPEDNGLKGPDRSAGVPQFPNVVKRPLRARPGMNVSQMHYARRGIITPEMEYVATRENLGREMLREYVRDGQSFGAAIPDYVTPEFVRDEVARGRAIIPNNINHPESEPMAIGRNFLVKINANIGNSAVASDVASEVDKMVWSIRWGADTVMDLSTGRNIHDTREWILRNSPVPIGTVPIYQALEKVGGIAEDLTWEIFRDTLIEQAEQGVDYFTIHAGVRLPYVPLTAKRVTGIVSRGGSIMAKWCLAHHKESFLYERFDEITEIMKAYDIAYSLGDGLRPGSIADANDEAQFAELYTLGELTKRAWEQDVQVMIEGPGHVPMHKIKENMDKQLEACGEAPFYTLGPLTTDIAPGYDHITSGIGAAMIGWYGTAMLCYVTPKEHLGLPDRDDVKVGVVTYKLAAHAADLAKGHPAAKMRDDALSRARFEFRWRDQFNLSLDPDTAEAYHDQTLPAEGAKTAHFCSMCGPKFCSMKITQEVREFAAKQNAPVETFVAAEEAEAGMAEMSEKFREKGGEVYLPAAE
- the ung gene encoding uracil-DNA glycosylase codes for the protein MADPTMDPSWQEPLRGEFASDYMAALRQFLVAEKAAGKQVFPHSADWFRALELTALPDVRVVILGQDPYHGPGQAHGLCFSVRPGVRPPPSLVNIYKELESDCGLARPTHGFLESWAQQGVLLLNSVLTVVSGQAAAHRDRGWEKFTDAIIRLLAAREEPIVFMLWGSYAQKKAAFVPSIERGGHHLVLKAPHPSPLSAHTGWFGSGHFSKANAFLEKNGRGTIDWALPADPIA
- a CDS encoding alkylphosphonate utilization protein; this encodes MSAADDEYVFDEESGEWLPAAELAAKQAAAASVEVRDAVGNLLADGDQVTLIKDLDVKGAGQTLKRGTLIKSIRLTGDAQEIDCKFDGIKGLVLRAEFVRKR
- a CDS encoding acyltransferase family protein; protein product: MTRHYGMDWLRIAAFALLILYHIGMVFVPWNFHVKSPNGEDWTRLPMMATNAWRLPLLFVVSGYASRALIRRSAGLGPFLANRSWRLLVPLAFGIAVIVPPQPWVELVTKRGYAHDFLYFWAYDYFRFGKLGGILLPTWNHLWFIAYLWVYTLGLALLVAIVRTELLQRWFDRVFGGCGVIVIPMAWALAVHAWWFPMAGETHMLIDDTMAHFMYVPYFLFGFGLARSAPAMAALRRLWPVAAVIALAAFGTVLLIEYTWPPDVRTPRWVLRPYGAAHALQQWGAIAALLGVADRWFNRDGPMRAMLTEAVFPFYIIHQTIIVLVMFWLLPLDLSGLTQFAILVVATVAGCWAFYLGGRAVPLMRPLIGLRPKNEMKGRTR